In Microbacterium pumilum, the following proteins share a genomic window:
- a CDS encoding ABC transporter ATP-binding protein encodes MATVIHTQGLVKRYGKVRALDGLDLDVEAGQIHGFLGPNGAGKSTTIRVLLGLARATSGEATVFGSDPWRNAVDLHRRIASVPGDVSLWPNLSGGEAIDLLARLRGASRRDAAYRTGKERLMEAFQFDPRKKGRAYSKGNRQKVALIAALSVPAELYILDEPTSGLDPLMEVVFREEIDRIRAAGSTVLLSSHILSEVEQLCDRVSIIRSGRIVESGTLAELRHLTRTEVSFDATTSPQGIPGAHDVTLTEGRARFTVDSDAIVGVLPVLAQRDVQGLRIEPPSLEELFLRHYGDDLAALEAAEAK; translated from the coding sequence ATGGCTACCGTCATCCACACCCAGGGTCTCGTCAAGCGATACGGCAAGGTCCGCGCCCTCGATGGGCTCGACCTCGACGTCGAAGCGGGCCAGATCCACGGATTCCTCGGCCCGAACGGCGCGGGGAAGTCCACCACCATCCGGGTCCTCCTCGGACTCGCGCGCGCCACATCCGGCGAGGCCACCGTCTTCGGCTCCGACCCGTGGCGCAACGCCGTCGACCTCCACCGCCGCATCGCGTCGGTGCCCGGCGATGTGAGCCTCTGGCCGAACTTGTCGGGCGGCGAGGCGATCGACCTGCTCGCGCGTCTTCGCGGCGCTTCGCGGCGGGATGCCGCCTACCGCACCGGCAAGGAACGCCTGATGGAGGCGTTCCAGTTCGATCCGCGCAAGAAGGGCCGGGCGTACTCGAAGGGCAACCGTCAGAAGGTCGCGCTCATCGCCGCGCTTTCGGTGCCGGCCGAGCTCTACATCCTCGATGAGCCTACGAGCGGCCTGGACCCGCTGATGGAGGTCGTCTTCCGCGAGGAGATCGACCGCATCCGCGCGGCCGGGTCGACCGTGCTCCTCTCGAGCCACATCCTCTCCGAGGTCGAGCAGCTGTGCGATCGCGTGAGCATCATCCGCTCCGGCAGGATCGTCGAGTCGGGCACGCTCGCCGAGCTGCGGCATCTCACCCGCACCGAGGTGTCTTTCGACGCCACCACCTCGCCCCAGGGCATCCCGGGTGCGCACGACGTCACTCTCACCGAGGGCCGGGCGCGTTTCACGGTCGACAGCGACGCCATCGTCGGAGTCCTCCCCGTGCTCGCACAGCGCGACGTGCAGGGTCTTCGCATCGAGCCGCCGTCGCTCGAGGAGCTGTTCCTCCGCCACTACGGCGACGACCTGGCTGCCCTCGAGGCGGCCGAGGCGAAGTGA